A single genomic interval of Streptomyces sp. BA2 harbors:
- a CDS encoding alpha/beta hydrolase produces MPNLKARAAATVVLLSATLAACGGDDSKDSKDEDLSSQELSWKECRAPAASEGGGEAPSPLPGGAAWQCATMKAPLDWDKPKGDTLDIALIRAAASGEKGQRIGSLVFNFGGPGGSGITTLPAFGEDYAKLRTRYDLVSFDPRGVGRSAGVKCEDDEQLDEYFQQDSTPDDDAERKKLVANVKGFNGACEKNSGEVLPHVRTTDAARDMDLMRQVLGDEKLHYFGISYGTELGGVYAHLFPKKVGRAVFDAVVDPTETAEQGSLGQAEGFQLALDNYAKDCTSKVADCPVGDTEQDVKERIAKLLKDLDAKPLPAIAPRELTQTAATNGIAQALYSEDFWPYLTEGLDEAYDGDGKILMALSDSMNGRNQDGTYSNIQAANISINCADDKARYTPEYVEEKLPGFREASPLFGDYLAWGMVGCTDWAVDGAAEHPDVSAQDAPPIVVIGNTGDPATPYEGAKKMADALGKGVGVELTYKGQGHGAYDSKNKCVRNAVNSYLLDGTVPKEGTVCS; encoded by the coding sequence ATGCCCAACCTCAAGGCGCGTGCCGCCGCCACCGTCGTCCTGCTGTCTGCGACCCTCGCGGCCTGCGGCGGTGACGACTCCAAGGACTCCAAGGATGAGGACCTCTCGTCCCAGGAGCTCAGCTGGAAGGAATGCCGCGCACCGGCCGCGTCCGAAGGCGGAGGTGAGGCCCCGTCCCCGCTGCCCGGCGGCGCCGCATGGCAGTGCGCCACCATGAAGGCCCCCCTCGACTGGGACAAGCCCAAGGGGGACACGCTCGACATCGCCCTGATCCGCGCCGCGGCGAGCGGCGAGAAGGGCCAGCGGATCGGCTCGCTCGTCTTCAACTTCGGTGGCCCCGGCGGCTCGGGCATCACCACGCTGCCCGCCTTCGGGGAGGACTACGCCAAGCTGCGCACCCGCTACGACCTGGTGAGCTTCGACCCGCGCGGCGTCGGCCGCAGCGCGGGCGTGAAGTGCGAGGACGACGAACAGCTCGACGAGTACTTCCAGCAGGACTCCACGCCCGACGACGACGCCGAGCGGAAGAAGCTCGTCGCCAACGTGAAGGGCTTCAACGGAGCTTGCGAGAAGAACTCCGGCGAGGTGCTCCCCCACGTACGGACCACCGACGCGGCCCGCGACATGGACCTGATGCGCCAGGTGCTCGGCGACGAGAAGCTGCACTACTTCGGCATCTCGTACGGCACCGAACTCGGCGGCGTCTACGCGCACTTGTTCCCCAAGAAGGTGGGCCGTGCCGTCTTCGACGCGGTCGTCGACCCCACCGAGACGGCGGAGCAGGGCTCGCTCGGCCAGGCCGAGGGTTTCCAGCTCGCACTCGACAACTACGCCAAGGACTGCACGTCGAAAGTCGCCGACTGCCCCGTCGGAGACACCGAGCAGGACGTCAAGGAGCGGATCGCCAAGCTCCTCAAGGACCTGGACGCCAAGCCGCTGCCCGCCATCGCCCCGCGCGAACTGACACAGACCGCCGCCACGAACGGCATCGCGCAGGCGCTGTACTCCGAGGACTTCTGGCCGTATCTCACCGAGGGCCTCGACGAGGCGTACGACGGCGACGGCAAGATCCTGATGGCGCTCTCCGACTCCATGAACGGCCGCAACCAGGACGGTACGTACAGCAACATCCAGGCCGCCAACATCTCCATCAACTGCGCGGACGACAAGGCGCGCTACACGCCGGAGTACGTCGAGGAGAAGCTCCCCGGGTTCCGTGAGGCGTCGCCGCTGTTCGGCGACTATCTGGCGTGGGGCATGGTCGGCTGCACCGACTGGGCGGTGGACGGCGCCGCCGAGCACCCGGACGTCAGCGCGCAGGACGCGCCGCCCATCGTCGTCATCGGCAACACGGGCGACCCTGCCACGCCCTACGAGGGTGCGAAGAAGATGGCGGACGCGCTGGGCAAGGGCGTCGGCGTCGAGCTGACGTACAAGGGCCAGGGGCATGGGGCGTACGACAGCAAGAACAAGTGCGTGCGGAACGCGGTGAACAGCTATCTGCTGGACGGCACGGTGCCGAAGGAGGGCACGGTCTGCTCGTGA
- a CDS encoding MGMT family protein encodes MSEESGPEQGLPEYPEYAERVLEVAELIPPGRVMTYGDVAEWLEEGGPRQVGRVMALYGGAVPWWRVVRADGRLLPGHELRALGHYRTEATPLREAGRASEGHVPRLDMRRARWDGTAAVHDAAGGGAADSGEAAHPRAPEAHT; translated from the coding sequence ATGAGCGAGGAGAGCGGACCGGAGCAAGGGCTTCCGGAGTACCCGGAGTACGCGGAGCGGGTCCTCGAGGTCGCGGAGCTGATCCCTCCGGGGCGGGTGATGACGTACGGGGACGTCGCCGAGTGGCTGGAGGAGGGCGGGCCCCGGCAGGTCGGCCGGGTGATGGCCCTCTACGGGGGTGCGGTTCCGTGGTGGCGTGTGGTGCGCGCGGACGGCCGGCTGCTGCCGGGCCACGAGCTGCGGGCGCTCGGCCACTACCGTACGGAGGCCACGCCGTTGCGTGAGGCGGGCCGCGCGTCCGAGGGACATGTACCGCGCCTCGACATGCGGCGGGCGCGCTGGGACGGCACGGCAGCTGTCCACGACGCGGCGGGCGGCGGCGCGGCGGACAGTGGCGAGGCCGCTCACCCGCGGGCTCCGGAGGCTCACACCTGA
- a CDS encoding flippase-like domain-containing protein: protein MIRDQEEATEQQDVHPDETAGTPAAEAHPDTGGHSLKKHEKHEKSEQREKSGRDEDGRPAAEQDAHAAFVPDECADDCADGEGAHADRVAGDEPLLAARVHRPSDLMRLLVGILGIAVVLAIAAFAHGTTSGLAQDIDKGTDQAPDLLIKFAGLTASIGVLLVPVAFAIERLVKRDGLRIADGVLAAVLAHGVTLATDLWVAKAAPDSLQEALTRPSPGELHALTDPVHGYLAPVIAYMTAVGMSRRPRWRVVLWVVLLLDAFTMLVTGYTTPFSIILTVLLGWSVAYGTLYAVGSPNVRPTGQTLLAGLRHVGFRPVSASREDSPDSEHGDRGRRYFVTLEDGPPLDVTVIDREQQAQGFFYRVWRRLTLRGITQRRSLQSLRQALEQEALLAYAAIAAGANAPKLIATSELGPDAVILVYEHTGGRTLDSLPDDVITDELLCDTWRQVQALQSRRIAHRRLAGDAILVDRSGTVILTDLRGGEIAAGDLVLRMDIAQLLTAFGLRVGAERAVATAVDVLGPDTVADCLPLLQPIALTRSTRGTLRKLARERSQREREAVLEASRKDKLARAAEADANAAAEVAETVDGAKAPDRKTVRAEKQAEKQAIDVALEQAREEDLLTQIRHQVLLIRPQAPVEPAQLERIRPRTLISFIAGAIGAYFLLSQLTHVDFNTIIGEAEWGWVAVAVACSALSYFAAAMSLLGFVPERVPFLRAVQAQVAGSFVKIVAPAAVGGVALNTRFLQRSGVRSGLAVASVGASQLFGLGSHIMLLMIFGYVTGTEKTPSLSPSRTVIAGLLSVAVLVLVVTAIPFLRKFVVTRVRSLFAGVVPRMLDVLQRPQKLLTGIGGMLLLTLLFVLCLDASVRAFSTTEMKPLTLASVAVVFLAGNALGSAAPTPGGVGAVEATLTFGLIAVGVPKDVAAPAVLLYRLLTLWLPVLPGWLFFNHLTRKGLL, encoded by the coding sequence GTGATACGAGATCAAGAAGAGGCGACGGAGCAGCAGGATGTGCACCCCGATGAGACGGCGGGCACCCCTGCGGCCGAGGCGCACCCGGACACCGGTGGGCACTCCCTGAAGAAGCACGAGAAGCACGAGAAGTCCGAGCAGCGCGAGAAGTCCGGCAGGGACGAGGACGGGCGACCCGCGGCCGAGCAGGACGCCCACGCCGCCTTCGTGCCCGACGAGTGTGCCGACGACTGCGCCGACGGCGAGGGAGCCCACGCCGACCGCGTCGCCGGTGACGAACCGCTGCTCGCCGCGCGCGTGCACCGCCCGTCGGACCTGATGCGGCTGCTCGTCGGCATCCTCGGGATCGCCGTCGTCCTCGCCATCGCCGCGTTCGCGCACGGCACGACGTCGGGGCTCGCCCAGGACATCGACAAGGGCACGGACCAGGCGCCCGACCTCCTGATCAAGTTCGCGGGCCTCACCGCGAGCATCGGCGTGCTGCTCGTGCCCGTCGCGTTCGCGATCGAGCGCCTGGTCAAACGGGACGGGCTGCGCATCGCTGACGGCGTCCTCGCGGCCGTCCTCGCGCACGGCGTGACGCTCGCCACCGACCTCTGGGTCGCCAAGGCCGCACCGGACTCCCTCCAGGAGGCTCTGACCCGGCCGTCCCCCGGCGAGCTGCACGCGCTCACCGACCCCGTGCACGGCTATCTCGCCCCCGTCATCGCGTACATGACAGCGGTGGGGATGTCCCGGCGACCACGCTGGCGTGTGGTCCTGTGGGTGGTGCTCCTGCTCGACGCCTTCACCATGCTGGTCACCGGCTACACGACGCCGTTCTCGATCATCCTGACGGTCCTGCTCGGCTGGAGCGTGGCCTACGGCACGCTGTACGCGGTCGGCTCCCCGAACGTCAGGCCCACCGGCCAGACGCTGCTCGCCGGCCTGCGGCACGTCGGCTTCCGCCCGGTGAGCGCATCCCGCGAGGACTCCCCGGACAGCGAGCACGGCGACCGGGGCCGCCGCTACTTCGTCACCCTTGAGGACGGCCCGCCCCTCGACGTCACGGTCATCGACCGCGAACAGCAGGCGCAGGGCTTCTTCTACCGCGTGTGGCGCAGGCTCACGTTGCGCGGCATCACCCAGCGCCGCAGCCTGCAGTCGCTGCGCCAGGCCCTGGAGCAGGAGGCCCTCCTGGCGTACGCGGCGATCGCGGCCGGGGCCAACGCACCCAAGCTGATCGCCACCTCCGAGCTCGGCCCCGACGCGGTGATACTCGTCTACGAGCACACGGGCGGCCGCACCCTGGACTCCCTGCCGGACGACGTCATCACCGATGAGCTGCTGTGCGACACCTGGCGGCAGGTGCAGGCGCTCCAGTCGCGGCGGATCGCGCACCGCAGGCTCGCGGGCGACGCGATTTTGGTGGATCGTTCCGGCACGGTGATCCTGACCGACCTGCGGGGCGGTGAGATCGCCGCGGGCGACCTGGTCCTGCGGATGGACATCGCCCAGCTCCTGACCGCCTTCGGTCTTCGCGTGGGCGCCGAGCGCGCGGTCGCGACCGCGGTCGACGTGCTCGGCCCCGACACGGTCGCCGACTGTCTTCCGCTGCTCCAGCCCATCGCCCTGACGCGGTCCACCCGCGGGACCCTGCGCAAGCTGGCCAGGGAGCGGTCGCAGCGCGAGCGCGAGGCGGTCCTTGAGGCGTCCCGCAAGGACAAGCTGGCCCGCGCGGCGGAGGCGGACGCCAACGCCGCGGCGGAAGTGGCGGAGACCGTCGACGGCGCCAAGGCTCCCGACCGCAAGACCGTGCGCGCGGAGAAGCAGGCGGAGAAGCAGGCGATAGACGTCGCGCTCGAACAGGCCCGCGAGGAGGATCTGCTCACCCAGATCCGCCACCAGGTGCTGCTCATCCGGCCGCAGGCGCCCGTCGAGCCCGCTCAGCTGGAGCGGATCAGGCCGCGCACGCTCATCAGCTTCATCGCCGGTGCCATCGGCGCGTACTTCCTGCTCTCCCAGCTCACTCACGTCGACTTCAACACGATCATCGGCGAGGCCGAGTGGGGCTGGGTCGCCGTGGCCGTGGCGTGCTCGGCGCTGAGCTACTTCGCGGCGGCGATGAGCCTGCTCGGCTTCGTCCCGGAGCGTGTGCCGTTCCTGCGGGCCGTGCAGGCGCAGGTCGCCGGGTCGTTCGTGAAGATCGTGGCGCCCGCCGCGGTGGGCGGCGTCGCGCTCAACACGCGCTTCCTGCAGCGCTCCGGGGTGCGTTCCGGCCTCGCGGTGGCGAGCGTCGGGGCCTCGCAGCTGTTCGGGCTGGGCTCGCACATCATGCTGCTGATGATCTTCGGGTATGTGACCGGTACGGAGAAGACGCCGTCCCTTTCGCCGTCCCGGACCGTCATCGCCGGTCTCCTCTCGGTCGCGGTGCTCGTGCTCGTGGTGACCGCGATCCCGTTCCTGCGGAAGTTCGTGGTCACGCGCGTGCGGTCGCTGTTCGCGGGCGTCGTGCCGCGCATGCTCGACGTGCTGCAGCGCCCGCAGAAGCTGCTCACCGGCATCGGCGGCATGCTGCTCCTGACGCTCCTGTTCGTGCTCTGTCTCGACGCTTCGGTACGTGCCTTCAGCACTACGGAGATGAAGCCGCTGACCTTGGCCAGCGTCGCCGTGGTCTTCCTCGCCGGCAACGCGCTCGGCTCCGCTGCGCCCACGCCCGGCGGTGTCGGAGCGGTCGAGGCGACGCTCACCTTCGGTCTCATCGCGGTGGGCGTACCCAAGGACGTCGCGGCGCCGGCCGTGCTTCTGTACCGGCTCCTCACGCTGTGGCTGCCGGTGCTTCCGGGGTGGCTGTTCTTCAACCACCTGACAAGGAAGGGCCTTCTTTAA
- a CDS encoding spherulation-specific family 4 protein: MPHLTSTATGTAHTDVRLGFGIPGFAHPLVAPAEWSELTRPGTPLDWVVLNVSRGPGGRPDPHCLEAAGRLRNAGVRVLGHLDVMYGARGFGELVSDAHRYLDWYQVDGFSLDRCPTERAALPEVRRTVTTLRALCDDAHIVLGHGTHPYPGYAESADQLVTFSGPWSDYRWSQVAEWTADYPPERFCHFVHGMPRGHLDEALRIARWQGASTIYFTDRVDSGGADDPWESMPGYWDEIVSRIGTGVSE, translated from the coding sequence ATGCCGCATCTGACCAGCACAGCCACAGGCACCGCACACACCGACGTACGTCTCGGCTTCGGCATCCCGGGCTTCGCGCACCCCCTCGTCGCGCCCGCCGAATGGTCCGAACTCACCCGCCCGGGGACCCCTTTGGACTGGGTTGTCCTGAATGTGAGCAGGGGGCCCGGGGGCCGGCCCGACCCGCACTGTCTGGAGGCGGCGGGGCGGCTGCGGAACGCGGGCGTGCGTGTTCTCGGTCACCTCGACGTGATGTACGGCGCCCGCGGGTTCGGGGAGCTCGTCTCCGACGCCCACCGCTACCTCGACTGGTATCAGGTCGACGGCTTCTCGCTGGACCGCTGCCCTACGGAGCGTGCCGCGCTCCCGGAGGTCCGGCGGACGGTCACGACCCTGCGCGCGCTCTGCGACGACGCGCACATCGTCCTGGGGCACGGCACCCATCCGTATCCCGGATACGCCGAATCCGCCGACCAGTTGGTGACCTTCTCCGGCCCCTGGAGCGATTACCGCTGGTCACAGGTGGCCGAGTGGACCGCCGACTACCCGCCCGAGCGCTTCTGTCACTTCGTGCACGGCATGCCGCGCGGCCATCTCGACGAGGCGCTGCGCATCGCACGCTGGCAGGGCGCCTCGACGATCTACTTCACCGACCGGGTGGACAGCGGGGGAGCGGACGACCCGTGGGAGTCGATGCCCGGGTACTGGGACGAAATCGTCTCGCGCATCGGAACGGGTGTCTCGGAATGA
- a CDS encoding alpha/beta hydrolase, with protein MPRFVRSAALAAAGVLVAGLAVGCGGSEGDGGKDDAKPAPTGPEQSPKPDPSSTLPASLTTQKLDWGGCKATGSDPAPGSEWQCSTLKVPLDYAKPDGETIDVALIRARSTGEGKRIGSLLFNFGGPGGSGVSMLPSFADMYDTLRERYDLVSFDPRGVAGSEGVRCRSDKETQAAESVDLTPDTPAEEAAYFKDAADFGAGCERNAGKLLDHVSTVEAAKDMDVLRQVLGDEKLHYMGISYGTELGGTYAHLFPKKVGRLTLDAVVDPSADSVGHAKNQARGFQRALENYLKSSGQDPKAGSQKIVRLLKRLDAEPLPGSGDRKLTQSLALTGITVTLYSKQSWPALTRGLEQAEKGDGSALLQMADAYNERDESGRYSTQSHSQRSISCRDGKARTTPAEAKAQLADFREISPVFGEFMGWDTAGWCHSWPVAGLHDSPDVSAPGAAPVLVVGNTGDPATPYEGARKMADELGEGVGVMLTWKGEGHGAYGMGSDCVDSTVNDYLLEGKAPKDGKVCET; from the coding sequence ATGCCGCGTTTCGTACGGTCAGCAGCTCTGGCCGCCGCAGGGGTTCTGGTGGCCGGGCTCGCCGTCGGCTGCGGCGGTTCCGAAGGCGACGGGGGCAAGGACGACGCGAAGCCCGCGCCGACCGGCCCCGAGCAGTCGCCGAAGCCCGACCCCTCCTCCACCCTGCCCGCCTCGCTCACCACCCAGAAGCTCGACTGGGGCGGCTGCAAGGCGACCGGAAGCGACCCCGCGCCCGGCTCCGAGTGGCAGTGCTCGACCCTCAAGGTCCCCTTGGACTACGCGAAGCCGGACGGCGAGACGATCGACGTCGCGCTGATACGTGCCAGGTCCACCGGCGAGGGCAAGCGCATCGGCTCGCTCCTGTTCAACTTCGGCGGACCCGGCGGCTCCGGCGTCTCCATGCTGCCGTCGTTCGCGGACATGTACGACACGCTGCGCGAGCGGTACGACCTGGTGAGCTTCGACCCGCGCGGGGTGGCCGGCAGCGAGGGTGTGCGCTGCCGCAGCGACAAGGAGACGCAGGCCGCGGAGTCCGTCGACCTCACCCCGGACACTCCGGCCGAGGAAGCGGCGTACTTCAAGGACGCGGCCGACTTCGGCGCGGGCTGCGAGCGGAACGCGGGCAAGCTGCTCGACCATGTCTCGACGGTCGAGGCGGCGAAGGACATGGACGTGCTGCGCCAGGTGCTCGGCGACGAGAAGCTGCACTACATGGGCATCTCGTACGGCACCGAACTGGGCGGCACGTACGCCCACTTGTTCCCCAAGAAGGTGGGGCGCCTCACCCTGGACGCGGTCGTCGACCCGAGCGCGGACTCGGTGGGCCACGCCAAGAACCAGGCACGGGGCTTCCAGCGCGCCCTGGAGAACTACCTGAAGTCCTCGGGCCAGGACCCGAAGGCCGGCTCGCAGAAGATAGTGCGCCTCCTGAAGCGGCTCGACGCCGAGCCGCTGCCCGGGTCGGGCGACCGGAAGCTCACCCAGTCCCTGGCGCTCACGGGCATCACGGTAACCCTCTACAGCAAGCAGAGCTGGCCCGCCCTGACCCGCGGCCTCGAGCAGGCCGAGAAGGGCGACGGCTCGGCACTGCTGCAGATGGCCGACGCCTACAACGAACGGGACGAATCCGGGCGTTACAGCACACAGAGCCACTCGCAGCGCTCGATCTCCTGCCGCGACGGCAAGGCGCGGACGACGCCCGCGGAGGCGAAGGCACAGCTGGCCGACTTCCGTGAGATATCGCCGGTCTTCGGCGAGTTCATGGGCTGGGACACGGCGGGCTGGTGCCATTCCTGGCCGGTGGCCGGGCTGCACGACTCCCCCGACGTGAGCGCCCCGGGCGCGGCCCCGGTCCTGGTCGTCGGCAACACCGGTGACCCGGCGACGCCCTACGAAGGCGCCCGCAAGATGGCGGACGAACTCGGCGAGGGCGTCGGCGTGATGCTGACCTGGAAGGGCGAGGGCCACGGCGCGTACGGCATGGGCAGCGACTGCGTGGACAGCACGGTCAACGACTACTTGCTGGAGGGCAAGGCCCCGAAGGACGGCAAGGTCTGCGAGACCTGA
- a CDS encoding NAD-dependent epimerase/dehydratase family protein yields MRVLLIGANGYLGRFVADRLLADPAVQLTALGRGDDSDVRFDLASGSPGALTRFLDAVHPGVVINCAGATRGGARELTRHNTVAVATICEALRRSGCGARLVQLGCGAEYGPSQPGSSTAEDAVPRPGGPYGVSKLAATELVLGAGLDAVVLRVFSPAGPGTPAGSPLGRLAEAMRRAMQAGDGELKLGGLGVQRDFIDVRDVARAVHAASLSAAQGIVNIGAGRAVRLRDAAAVLARVAGYGGALHELDQGALRQSIGHPRAESDHGGPAAYPYPDGCGSWQQADVRTARDRLGWRPRINLEESLADIWMEAACRI; encoded by the coding sequence ATGAGGGTGCTGCTGATCGGAGCCAACGGATACCTCGGCCGGTTCGTCGCCGACCGGCTGCTCGCCGACCCGGCGGTGCAGCTCACCGCGCTCGGCCGCGGCGACGACTCGGACGTACGGTTCGACCTCGCGAGCGGCAGCCCCGGCGCGCTCACCCGCTTCCTCGACGCCGTGCACCCGGGCGTCGTCATCAACTGCGCGGGCGCCACCCGCGGCGGCGCCCGCGAGCTGACCCGGCACAACACCGTCGCCGTCGCCACCATCTGCGAGGCCCTGCGCCGCAGCGGATGCGGGGCGCGGCTCGTGCAGCTGGGGTGCGGTGCCGAGTACGGGCCGAGCCAGCCGGGGTCCTCCACCGCCGAGGACGCCGTGCCCAGGCCCGGCGGACCGTACGGCGTCAGCAAGCTCGCGGCCACCGAGCTGGTCCTCGGGGCCGGTCTCGACGCGGTCGTCCTGCGGGTGTTCTCGCCCGCCGGGCCCGGCACCCCGGCAGGATCGCCGCTCGGGCGGCTCGCCGAGGCCATGCGGCGGGCCATGCAGGCCGGTGACGGCGAGCTCAAGCTCGGGGGCCTCGGCGTGCAGCGGGACTTCATCGACGTACGCGACGTGGCGCGCGCCGTGCACGCCGCCTCGCTCTCCGCCGCCCAGGGGATCGTGAACATCGGTGCGGGCCGGGCAGTGCGGCTGCGTGACGCGGCGGCCGTCCTGGCGCGCGTCGCCGGGTACGGCGGAGCCCTGCACGAGCTCGACCAAGGGGCCCTGAGGCAATCCATCGGGCACCCCCGCGCCGAATCCGACCACGGGGGCCCGGCCGCCTACCCCTACCCCGACGGGTGCGGCAGCTGGCAGCAGGCCGATGTGCGCACCGCGCGCGACCGGCTCGGCTGGCGCCCCCGGATCAACCTCGAAGAATCACTCGCCGACATCTGGATGGAGGCGGCATGCCGCATCTGA
- the moeZ gene encoding adenylyltransferase/sulfurtransferase MoeZ — protein MSLPPLVEPASELTVDEVRRYSRHLIIPDVGMDGQKRLKNAKVLCVGAGGLGSPALMYLAAAGVGTLGIVEFDEVDESNLQRQIIHSQADIGRSKAASAKDSVLGINPYVNVILHEERLEAENVMDIFSQYDLIVDGTDNFATRYLVNDACVLLNKPYVWGSIYRFDGQASVFWSEHGPCYRCLYPEPPPPGMVPSCAEGGVLGVLCASIGSIQVTEAIKVLAGVGDPLVGRLMIYDALEMQYRQVKVRKDPDCAVCGPNATVTELIDYEAFCGVVSDEAQEAALGSTITPKQLKEWIDADEKIEIIDVREQNEYEIVSIPGAKLIPKNEFLMGTALESLPQDKKIVLHCKTGVRSAEVLAVLKSAGFSDAVHVGGGVIGWVNQIEPEKPVY, from the coding sequence GTGTCGCTGCCACCCCTGGTCGAGCCAGCATCTGAGCTCACCGTCGACGAGGTTCGCAGGTACTCCCGCCACCTGATCATCCCCGACGTCGGGATGGACGGGCAGAAGCGGCTGAAGAACGCCAAGGTGCTGTGTGTCGGCGCCGGCGGCCTCGGGTCACCGGCGCTGATGTACCTCGCCGCGGCGGGCGTCGGCACGCTCGGCATCGTGGAGTTCGACGAGGTCGACGAGTCGAACCTGCAGCGCCAGATCATTCACAGCCAGGCCGACATCGGCCGCTCCAAGGCGGCGTCGGCGAAGGACTCCGTCCTCGGCATCAACCCGTACGTGAACGTGATCCTCCACGAAGAGCGGCTCGAGGCCGAGAACGTGATGGACATCTTCAGCCAGTACGACCTGATCGTCGACGGCACGGACAACTTCGCCACGCGTTACCTGGTCAACGACGCCTGCGTACTGCTCAACAAGCCGTACGTATGGGGTTCGATCTACCGCTTCGACGGCCAGGCTTCCGTCTTCTGGAGCGAGCACGGCCCGTGCTACCGCTGCCTCTACCCGGAGCCCCCGCCCCCCGGCATGGTCCCGTCCTGCGCCGAGGGCGGCGTGCTCGGCGTGCTCTGCGCGTCCATCGGCTCCATCCAGGTCACCGAGGCGATCAAGGTCCTGGCCGGCGTGGGCGACCCGCTGGTCGGGCGCCTGATGATCTACGACGCCCTGGAGATGCAGTACCGCCAGGTCAAGGTCCGCAAGGACCCGGACTGCGCGGTCTGCGGCCCGAACGCCACCGTCACCGAGCTCATCGACTACGAAGCCTTCTGCGGCGTCGTGTCGGACGAGGCCCAGGAGGCGGCGCTCGGCTCGACGATCACTCCCAAGCAGCTCAAGGAGTGGATCGACGCCGACGAGAAGATCGAGATCATCGACGTGCGCGAGCAGAACGAGTACGAGATCGTCTCGATCCCCGGCGCCAAGCTGATCCCCAAGAACGAGTTCCTCATGGGCACCGCCCTGGAGAGCCTTCCGCAGGACAAGAAGATCGTCTTGCACTGCAAGACGGGTGTCCGGTCCGCGGAGGTCCTCGCCGTGCTGAAGTCCGCGGGCTTCAGCGACGCGGTGCACGTGGGCGGCGGCGTGATCGGCTGGGTCAACCAGATCGAGCCCGAGAAGCCGGTCTACTAG